A portion of the Algisphaera agarilytica genome contains these proteins:
- the flgK gene encoding flagellar hook-associated protein FlgK: MGLSSSLNIGRTGLLAQQTAIEVTGNNLANLATPGYKVQRVDLSAIGDRRVAGDQYVGQGVQIEAITRQVSEAVEARLRTAIADQSAASATADQISRLEAVQNELTGRDLTTRLGEYFNAWSQLTTNPQDPSLRTLVTAEGTSLASFIQDLRSGYNDITAESTTALEEAVASADSILDRIESVNQAIAGKEGGAGQASALRDQRDQLLAELAQFLDVSTVEQNNGSIDVYVGSLPIILNGQSRGVELRTRTVDDEVLTEVVIKADGSALDVSSGELGARIEFINGDLKEAVESLDLITGQLIFETNRIHSQGQGTELIRDVTATNAVTDVTAALNDLTLTELPFTATNGSFEISVVSEATGQATTTVIDVDLDGINPATDTTLTSLAAALNAVTGVNASISPTGKLQISSDSANNRLSFSNDTSGVLAALGVNSFFTGEDAFDIAVNQTVLSDPSLLAAGQERLAGDNRNALALAALRDEPLTALNGLSVTRAWSRQVEEVGTNLAQARDDQEAFGVVRENLQGRQAAISGVNADEETINLLAYQRAYQASARFITVVDELTQTLLNLV, translated from the coding sequence ATGGGACTCTCCTCTTCCCTCAATATTGGACGCACCGGCCTCCTCGCCCAACAGACGGCGATTGAAGTCACCGGTAACAACCTCGCGAACCTGGCGACGCCGGGTTACAAGGTGCAGCGCGTCGACCTCTCGGCGATCGGCGACCGCCGGGTGGCGGGGGACCAATACGTCGGGCAGGGTGTCCAGATCGAGGCGATCACGCGTCAGGTCAGCGAAGCGGTCGAGGCACGGCTGCGCACCGCGATCGCAGACCAATCTGCGGCATCCGCAACCGCGGACCAGATCTCGCGTCTCGAAGCGGTACAGAACGAACTCACCGGCCGCGACCTGACCACGCGTTTGGGCGAGTACTTCAACGCCTGGTCGCAGCTCACGACCAATCCCCAGGACCCGTCGCTGCGGACGCTGGTGACCGCGGAAGGAACCTCGCTCGCATCGTTCATCCAGGACCTGCGCAGCGGGTACAACGACATCACGGCCGAATCGACCACGGCACTCGAAGAAGCGGTAGCTTCGGCAGACAGCATCCTGGACCGCATCGAGTCGGTGAACCAGGCGATTGCGGGGAAAGAGGGCGGGGCCGGCCAAGCCTCGGCGCTGCGTGACCAGCGTGACCAGCTGCTGGCGGAGCTGGCACAATTCCTAGATGTCTCGACGGTTGAACAAAACAACGGCAGCATCGACGTGTACGTCGGGTCGCTGCCGATCATCCTCAACGGCCAGTCGCGTGGCGTCGAGCTGCGTACCCGCACCGTGGATGATGAGGTGCTGACCGAGGTGGTCATCAAGGCCGACGGCAGCGCTCTGGATGTGTCCAGCGGCGAGCTCGGCGCACGGATCGAGTTCATCAACGGCGACCTGAAGGAAGCCGTCGAGTCGCTCGACCTGATCACGGGTCAGTTGATCTTTGAGACCAACCGCATCCACAGCCAAGGCCAGGGCACCGAGCTGATCCGAGACGTGACCGCGACCAATGCGGTGACCGATGTCACCGCGGCGCTCAACGACCTGACCCTGACCGAGCTGCCGTTCACCGCGACCAACGGTTCGTTCGAGATTAGCGTGGTGTCCGAAGCCACCGGCCAGGCGACGACCACGGTGATCGATGTCGACCTGGACGGCATCAACCCCGCGACGGACACGACGCTCACATCGCTGGCCGCGGCGCTGAACGCGGTGACCGGGGTCAACGCCTCGATCTCGCCGACGGGCAAACTGCAGATCAGCAGCGATTCGGCAAACAACCGCTTGTCGTTTTCCAACGACACCTCGGGTGTCCTGGCGGCGCTCGGCGTCAACAGCTTCTTCACCGGGGAAGATGCGTTCGACATCGCGGTGAACCAGACGGTGCTTTCGGACCCGTCGCTCCTCGCGGCCGGCCAGGAACGCCTGGCGGGCGACAACCGCAACGCGTTGGCGTTGGCGGCGCTGCGTGACGAGCCATTGACGGCCCTCAACGGGTTGTCGGTGACGCGGGCGTGGTCGCGGCAGGTCGAAGAGGTGGGGACCAACCTCGCCCAGGCCCGTGACGACCAGGAAGCGTTCGGCGTGGTGCGTGAGAACCTTCAGGGCCGACAGGCCGCGATCTCCGGCGTGAACGCGGACGAAGAAACCATCAACCTCCTCGCCTACCAGCGGGCTTATCAGGCCAGCGCCCGGTTCATCACCGTGGTGGACGAACTGACCCAGACCCTACTCAACCTCGTGTGA
- a CDS encoding flagellin N-terminal helical domain-containing protein, producing MSSISSLSNRTSSLFSSQQALDRLQQTQRSLAEAQEQISTGQAINRVSDDPSQVASVLLIERRLLEREQEARNLDLASQTLNTADQALGEATNTLIEAKTIALSQIGVGSDADTRNAQSLVIDAQLSSLVDIANTQFNGVSVFGGNNGAQLDGQVFEKFLGGVRYIGTGSNLQTDVGAFSSQDFTSQGRTAFGLFEAEVNNNRDLDPQATGATPLSAITGGTNSGFVPGSLNVTVNATTVSVDLSEADSLDDVATILTDSITNIVPGGGAVTVGPVGLVVTGNGGNTVTISDPPGTRTAQSLGLEGVSSTGGVPTAGVDVGVQLTPLTALASLGTAVDFASGLVITQGQQTVTVDLSTATTIQDLQNTIADLDLGLRLDIAEGGQELAIVSTVAGLEFSVGENGGSTATDLGIHSFNGDTRLTDLRQGIGLITQEGEDDLSIALHDGTTFSVNLDTATTVAEAITLIDAAAGAAGVAPGDFTVAVAATGTGLVATDNTVGGSDFAITNFGQSHVAEHLGLLENAGAATTINGEDTATRRVDNAFTDLIILRDSLKNNDESGITLASTQLEDDIDSVVSARAIVGVQAQRLEETRLRNEDQTLQEQSVLSSLKDADLTEVISRYQQLQLQLQASLQTSAQIQQLSLLDFLR from the coding sequence ATGTCCTCGATCTCCTCCCTCAGCAACCGAACGTCGAGCCTGTTCAGCAGCCAACAGGCGCTTGACCGTTTGCAGCAGACCCAGCGGTCGCTCGCTGAGGCGCAGGAACAGATCTCGACGGGGCAGGCGATCAACCGTGTCTCGGATGATCCTTCGCAGGTGGCGTCGGTCTTGCTGATCGAACGCCGACTGCTCGAGCGGGAGCAAGAGGCACGCAACCTCGATCTGGCGTCGCAGACCCTGAACACCGCCGACCAGGCGCTGGGCGAGGCGACCAACACGCTCATCGAAGCCAAGACCATCGCGCTCTCGCAGATCGGCGTGGGCTCGGATGCGGACACGCGCAACGCGCAGTCGCTGGTGATCGATGCCCAGCTCTCGTCGCTGGTCGACATCGCCAACACCCAGTTCAACGGCGTGTCCGTCTTCGGCGGCAACAACGGTGCGCAGCTGGATGGTCAGGTATTCGAGAAGTTCCTCGGCGGCGTGCGTTACATCGGGACCGGGTCCAACCTGCAGACCGATGTCGGGGCATTCAGCAGCCAGGACTTCACCAGCCAGGGGCGGACCGCATTCGGCCTGTTCGAGGCGGAAGTGAACAACAACCGTGACCTCGACCCGCAGGCCACCGGGGCCACCCCGCTCAGCGCGATCACCGGCGGCACCAACAGCGGTTTTGTGCCCGGCTCCTTGAACGTGACGGTCAACGCGACGACGGTTTCGGTCGATCTCAGCGAGGCCGACTCGTTGGACGACGTCGCCACGATCCTGACCGATTCGATCACCAACATCGTGCCCGGCGGCGGTGCGGTGACGGTGGGCCCGGTGGGCCTGGTCGTCACGGGCAACGGTGGCAACACGGTGACCATTTCCGATCCGCCCGGCACGCGTACGGCTCAGTCGCTCGGGCTGGAAGGCGTTAGCAGCACCGGCGGTGTCCCCACGGCGGGCGTTGACGTTGGCGTGCAACTGACGCCGTTGACGGCGCTGGCCAGCCTCGGCACCGCGGTCGACTTCGCCTCGGGCCTGGTCATTACTCAGGGCCAGCAAACGGTCACGGTTGATCTTTCGACCGCCACCACGATCCAGGACCTGCAGAACACGATTGCGGACCTGGACCTCGGTTTGCGTTTGGACATTGCGGAGGGCGGGCAAGAGCTGGCGATCGTCAGCACCGTGGCGGGCCTGGAGTTCTCCGTCGGCGAGAACGGTGGAAGCACCGCGACCGACCTGGGCATCCACAGCTTCAACGGCGACACCCGGCTTACCGACCTTCGCCAAGGTATTGGCCTGATCACGCAGGAAGGCGAGGACGACCTGTCGATCGCGCTGCACGACGGCACGACCTTCTCGGTCAACCTCGACACCGCGACCACGGTCGCCGAGGCCATCACTCTGATCGATGCCGCTGCGGGCGCCGCGGGCGTGGCCCCGGGCGATTTCACGGTCGCCGTCGCCGCCACCGGCACGGGCCTGGTCGCCACCGACAACACCGTCGGGGGCAGCGACTTTGCGATTACCAACTTCGGCCAGTCCCATGTTGCCGAGCACCTTGGCCTTCTTGAGAACGCCGGGGCGGCCACCACGATCAACGGCGAAGACACCGCGACCCGCCGGGTCGACAACGCTTTTACCGATCTCATAATTTTGCGCGATTCTTTGAAAAATAATGACGAGTCTGGCATCACGCTTGCTTCTACTCAATTAGAAGACGACATCGATTCAGTCGTCAGTGCCCGCGCCATCGTCGGCGTGCAGGCCCAACGCCTCGAAGAGACCCGTTTACGCAACGAGGATCAAACCTTGCAGGAACAAAGCGTGCTCTCCAGCCTGAAAGACGCGGATTTGACCGAGGTCATCTCCCGATACCAGCAGTTGCAGCTGCAGCTCCAGGCGTCGCTTCAGACCAGTGCGCAAATTCAGCAACTTTCACTCTTGGATTTCTTGCGCTAG
- the csrA gene encoding carbon storage regulator CsrA, which produces MLVLSRQRDETIMIGDEVEITVVDIRGDKVRLGINAPRTIQVHRKEVYEAIQRENAEAANVQLDDINGLDQHIKRKQRPA; this is translated from the coding sequence ATGCTGGTGCTATCCCGGCAACGCGACGAAACCATCATGATCGGCGACGAGGTGGAGATCACCGTCGTCGACATCCGCGGCGACAAGGTCCGCTTGGGGATCAACGCCCCGCGGACCATCCAGGTCCACCGCAAAGAAGTCTACGAAGCGATCCAACGCGAGAACGCCGAGGCCGCCAACGTCCAGCTCGACGACATCAACGGCCTGGACCAACACATCAAACGCAAGCAGCGCCCCGCGTGA
- the fliW gene encoding flagellar assembly protein FliW, with protein sequence MKIQTTRFGEVEVEDTRVLNFPKGLLGFPKYQDYVLIESGDQSRPNEESNFWWLQSIDLPELAFVVTDPTLFVSTYKVPIHPEQMLGLGLSSIDDAQVFVIVNKRGNVLTGNLQGPLVINVASRCGEQLVLSDRRFTTRVPLIELHQEAPTAMSA encoded by the coding sequence ATGAAGATTCAGACCACACGTTTCGGAGAAGTCGAAGTCGAGGACACCCGGGTGCTCAACTTCCCCAAAGGGTTGTTGGGTTTCCCCAAGTACCAGGACTATGTGCTGATCGAATCGGGCGACCAGAGTCGGCCCAACGAAGAGAGCAACTTCTGGTGGCTGCAATCGATCGACCTGCCCGAGTTGGCGTTCGTCGTCACCGACCCCACCCTGTTCGTCTCGACCTACAAGGTGCCGATCCACCCCGAGCAGATGCTGGGCCTGGGCCTGAGCTCGATCGACGACGCCCAGGTGTTCGTCATCGTCAACAAACGCGGCAACGTGCTCACCGGCAACCTCCAGGGCCCGCTGGTGATCAACGTCGCCAGCCGGTGCGGCGAGCAGCTCGTGCTCAGCGACCGCCGGTTCACCACCCGCGTGCCGCTCATCGAGCTGCACCAGGAAGCGCCCACGGCGATGTCCGCCTGA